The following coding sequences lie in one Lolium rigidum isolate FL_2022 unplaced genomic scaffold, APGP_CSIRO_Lrig_0.1 contig_27384_1, whole genome shotgun sequence genomic window:
- the LOC124680751 gene encoding LOW QUALITY PROTEIN: putative leucine-rich repeat-containing protein DDB_G0290503 (The sequence of the model RefSeq protein was modified relative to this genomic sequence to represent the inferred CDS: inserted 1 base in 1 codon; deleted 2 bases in 1 codon), with translation MTKKHKIRKSRHLLENKKGVDENVEQILRMIGEENQLAESEADDSGNSFKKSKLSSLVKGFHKDYQYLHKHCKQLISKLENTGHSSSGSDSSGSDSEADRSDNDVPKPKADTANEEDGWEQILVGEHESELQSMEEEIQKLKQNAEEKTKEISDLKKLLDKAITDKEASRVELSSDVANLSSDNEQLKLLVEGAEKEVAESLKRKTVMENEIKILSDEKQIIARERDGLKISIVDLENKREDMGNQLRDTVEKSKSLSSHLEKAQLAEKEVQTLLSEIQESKNENLMLSVQCDNLKAKEENLHTECSELRETLVETKTENDILIGENNSLESKLQHLTIQIDNLTVEKEDLMNNLSKELGAAQEEKSILESEHSNCLNELEMAQCSVKELEKEMESTKLALNDNIAELEKEKHSAALEQNQLEASLKKLENEFEQQLERISVMEKNNENLELVNSSLQNELAAVQGXKNEAVASTVDLESKLQQQNQQISILHEAIEDLRAAKNDMYNEVIVHLEEKMQHLLSSDQSEVYLKNLQSEMEQKQNQISVFQQANDELKEKISSLDRQLEDAKTNMQEEIILLQGEKEQTLDNLQKSNASVKRLEYELEQQRENNYILQLANEDLKKSNSNLKKQNEEAMVSFHAEIVAIQDEKNKTLSELQQSLVSTENLRIELDQGREQISILHLANEDMKNSNASLNKQWEESRSSLLEEIVTLRGEKETALSELQESHASTRNLEIEVEKQSASVSALQQANDDLQNKISSLTEQFEKTKVELQKEIKVTQEEKDKVITQLKQSEFSVKNLECEIARLKEDLSIQLENNSTLEKQLEESRTSLRMDILALREEKETALSDLQQSQASVRSFERDLEKQSQTISALQKANEGSQQNNSVLTKQLEEVKVELQRKVEVAQEEKDTLLTQLKQSESSFKNLESEMVQLKEDHLVQLENNSSLEKQFEEAILKVSNLHEKLEKVQADAASQINDMNSNAKDLQKITDTLSSQKTKVEGDLKNMIQTCTENMSLMSEFEDRVKQKITGLETKLGGLQQSLRGILSAYQRHQHQYDEVCVKVSQLEVLKKNQIEKINMLEEKSTEILVKHRHLEEEKLYANKENENLQKQVQESENQLQLAKQKLKVTEADSKCKEDNYVVEVEKSQAKIRHLEQEAQQFSGRISTLEGTLAQIKESSKLMISKLAGQLDNLESHSSKSSIHFITRLSACSEELSVLKNMLRNHLDEQKKVLKENDELSYSLRNKEKVMLEMVRNAAEADQKMVQLEKIIEEKDGELAARVQEKREAIKQLSDTIDYHKNNTDDLVRYIRSHNRPRLPFCL, from the exons ATGACGAAGAAACACAAAATTAGAAAGTCCAGGCATCTACTGGAGAACAAAAAGG GTGTTGATGAGAATGTGGAGCAAATTCTACGAATGATCGGAGAAGAGAATCAGCTGGCTGAAAGTGAAGCAGATGATTCTGGAAATTCCTTCAAGAAATCAAAGCTATCTTCCCTTGTAAAGGGTTTCCACAAAGACTATCAATACCTTCACAAGCACTGCAAACAGCTAATCAGTAAACTAGAAAACACTGGTCACAGTTCCAGTGGTTCAGATTCATCTGGTTCAGACTCGGAAGCAGACAGATCAGATAATGATGTTCCTAAGCCAAAAGCAGACACAGCCAAtgaagaagatggttgggagcaaaTCCTTGTTGGAGAACATGAAAGTGAATTACAGAGTATGGAGGAAGAAATTCAGAAGCTGAAACAAAATGCAGAAGAAAAAACGAAGGAAATATCTGATCTGAAGAAGCTATTGGATAAAGCAATAACGGACAAAGAAGCCAGTAGAGTAGAATTATCATCAGATGTTGCAAATTTGTCATCCGATAACGAACAGCTCAAATTATTGGTTGAAGGTGCAGAGAAAGAGGTGGCAGAATCGCTGAAGAGAAAAACAGTCATGGAGAATGAGATCAAAATATTATCCGACGAGAAGCAAATAATCGCAAGAGAGAGAGATGGCCTCAAGATTTCAATTGTAGACCTGGAGAACAAGAGGGAAGATATGGGCAACCAACTGCGAGATACAGTGGAGAAATCCAAGTCTTTGTCATCCCACCTTGAGAAGGCCCAGTTAGCTGAGAAAGAAGTGCAGACCTTGTTATCAGAAATCCAAGAATCCAAGAATGAGAACTTGATGCTGTCAGTGCAATGTGATAACCTGAAAGCAAAAGAGGAGAATTTGCATACTGAGTGTTCCGAACTGAGGGAAACTCTTGTTGAAACAAAAACTGAAAATGATATCTTGATTGGAGAAAACAATTCACTGGAAAGCAAGCTTCAACATTTAACAATACAGATAGATAATTTGACAGTGGAGAAAGAGGATCTAATGAACAATCTGAGCAAGGAACTTGGAGCTGCACAAGAAGAAAAATCAATACTAGAATCAGAACATTCCAATTGTTTGAATGAGTTGGAGATGGCACAATGCAGCGTCAAAGAACTAGAGAAGGAAATGGAATCAACAAAACTTGCTCTGAATGATAATATTGCAGAGCTAGAGAAAGAGAAGCATTCTGCGGCATTAGAGCAAAATCAGTTAGAAGCTTCTCTGAAGAAACTTGAGAATGAGTTCGAACAGCAACTTGAGCGAATTTCCGTTATGGAGAAGAATAACGAGAACCTGGAGTTGGTGAATTCAAGTCTACAAAATGAACTAGCAGCAGTACAGG CAAAGAATGAAGCTGTTGCTTCTACTGTTGATCTTGAAAGTAAGTTACAACAACAAAACCAACAAATTTCAATTCTTCACGAGGCCATTGAAGATCTCAGAGCAGCGAAGAATGATATGTATAATGAGGTTATAGTTCACCTGGAG GAAAAAATGCAGCACTTGCTCAGTTCTGACCAGTCGGAGGTTTACCTCAAGAATCTTCAGAGTGAAATGGAACAGAAACAGAACCAAATTTCAGTTTTTCAGCAAGCTAATGATGAACTGAAGGAGAAAATTTCTAGCTTGGATAGGCAGCTAGAGGATGCTAAGACTAATATGCAAGAGGAGATCATTCTGTTACAAGGAGAGAAGGAACAAACCCTTGATAATTTACAAAAGTCAAATGCTTCAGTCAAGAGACTTGAATATGAGTTAGAGCAGCAAAGAGAAAACAACTATATTCTACAGCTTGCCAATGAAGATCTGAAGAAGAGTAACTCTAACCTGAAGAAACAAAATGAAGAGGCCATGGTTAGTTTCCATGCTGAAATTGTAGCAATTCAAGACGAGAAGAATAAAACCCTCTCAGAGTTGCAGCAGTCCTTGGTTTCCACTGAGAATCTTAGAATTGAGTTAGATCAAGGGCGAGAACAAATTTCGATCTTGCATCTAGCTAATGAAGACATGAAGAATAGCAATGCTAGCTTGAACAAGCAATGGGAGGAATCAAGGAGCAGCTTGCTTGAGGAGATTGTAACACTACGTGGAGAGAAGGAGACAGCCCTGTCAGAGTTACAGGAGTCCCACGCTTCCACCAGGAACCTTGAGATAGAGGTAGAAAAGCAAAGTGCAAGTGTTTCAGCTCTACAGCAAGCTAATGATGACTTACAGAACAAGATCAGTTCCCTGACCGAACAATTTGAAAAAACCAAGGTTGAGTTGCAGAAGGAGATTAAAGTGACACAAGAAGAGAAAGATAAGGTAATAACCCAACTAAAACAGTCAGAGTTTTCTGTTAAGAACCTTGAGTGTGAGATAGCTCGGTTGAAGGAGGATCTTTCAATTCAGCTAGAAAACAATTCCACCTTGGAAAAGCAATTGGAAGAATCAAGGACCAGTCTGCGCATGGATATTCTAGCACTTCGTGAAGAGAAGGAAACAGCCCTGTCAGACTTACAGCAGTCTCAAGCTTCTGTGAGAAGCTTTGAGAGAGATCTAGAAAAGCAAAGTCAGACCATTTCAGCATTACAGAAAGCTAATGAGGGTTCACAACAGAACAACTCCGTCTTGACGAAACAGTTGGAAGAAGTTAAGGTTGAGTTACAGAGGAAGGTTGAGGTAGCACAGGAAGAGAAGGATACATTATTAACACAACTAAAACAGTCAGAGTCTTCTTTCAAGAATCTTGAGAGTGAGATGGTGCAGCTGAAGGAGGATCACTTGGTTCAGCTGGAAAACAATTCCAGCTTGGAAAAACAGTTTGAAGAGGCAATATTAAAAGTTTCAAACTTGCATGAGAAACTCGAGAAGGTTCAGGCTGATGCAGCTAGTCAAATTAATGACATGAATAGTAACGCAAAAGATTTACAGAAGATAACTGATACATTGTCATCTCAGAAGACCAAGGTGGAGGGGGATCTGAAAAATATGATTCAAACATGCACCGAAAACATGTCACTCATGAGTGAATTTGAAGATAGAGTTAAGCAGAAAATTACAGGTCTTGAAACAAAACTTGGTGGTCTCCAGCAGAGCCTCAGAGGGATACTTAGTGCTTATCAGAGACACCAGCACCAATATGACGAGGTGTGCGTAAAGGTGTCCCAGCTTGAAGTACTTAAGAAAAATCAGATTGAAAAGATAAATATGCTAGAGGAGAAAAGCACAGAAATTTTGGTGAAACATCGGCATTTGGAAGAGGAAAAGCTATATGCAAACAAGGAGAATGAAAATTTGCAGAAGCAAGTCCAGGAAAGTGAAAACCAGCTCCAACTAGCCAAGCAGAAGCTTAAAGTAACTGAAGCAGACAGCAAATGCAAAGAAGACAACTATGTAGTGGAAGTGGAAAAATCACAGGCAAAGATCAGGCATCTTGAACAGGAAGCACAACAGTTTTCTGGAAGGATCAGCACGCTGGAAGGAACTCTTGCGCAAATAAAAGAAAGCTCCAAGTTGATGATCTCTAAATTGGCTGGTCAATTAGATAATCTCGAATCACACTCCAGCAAAAGTTCTATACACTTCATTACCCGCTTATCTGCGTGCAGTGAAGAGCTCAGTGTCCTAAAGAACATGTTACGCAATCATCTTGATGAGCAGAAGAAAGTGCTCAAGGAAAATGATGAGCTGTCTTATAGTTTGAGAAACAAAGAAAAGGTGATGTTAGAAATGGTTAGGAATGCTGCTGAAGCAGATCAAAAGATGGTTCAACTTGAGAAGATAATTGAAGAGAAAGATGGCGAGCTAGCAGCTAGAGTGCAGGAGAAAAGAGAAGCCATCAAGCAGTTGAGTGACACAATTGATTACCATAAGAACAACACCGATGATCTGGTCCGCTACATTCGCAGCCACAACCGTCCTCGCCTTCCATTTTGCCTGTAA
- the LOC124680750 gene encoding uncharacterized protein LOC124680750, whose product MFRRRFRMGKPLFLRIVDALSNWSPYFTNRVDAINREGLSPLQKCTAAMRMLAYGTSADQLDEVLYLGASTSLDCLSAFAQGIIEVFGGEYLRPPKPEEIHRLMQIGHARGFPGMLGSIDCMHWQWKNCPMEWRGQFTGHHGVPTMILEAVASYDLRIWHAYFGVAGSNNDINVLNRSTLFISTLKGETPRVQYNVNGRQYDTGYYLADGIYPEWATFVKSIPLPQNDKAKLFAKHQEGARKDVERAFAALQSRFSIVNRPAKFWKRAAIGSIMQACVILHNMIIEDERKPFNTPLDLNRNPEISSVLPPEVVQGAHPVFEDVLRRSATIRDRETHTQLKSDLVENIWDCFGKE is encoded by the coding sequence ATGTTCCGCAGAAGGTTTCGCATGGGTAAACCACTCTTCCTACGAATCGTAGATGCCCTCAGCAACTGGTCTCCCTATTTTACTAATAGAGTAGATGCCATTAATCGCGAGGGTCTATCGCCGCTCCAGAAGTGTACAGCGGCAATGCGTATGCTTGCGTATGGGACATCAGCTGACCAGCTTGACGAGGTGCTTTATCTCGGAGCCAGCACATCATTGGATTGCTTGAGTGCATTTGCGCAAGGAATTATTGAGGTCTTCGGCGGAGAATATTTGCGCCCCCCAAAACCCGAAGAAATTCACCGTCTTATGCAAATTGGCCATGCTCGTGGCTTCCCTGGCATGTTAGGAAGTATTGATTGTATGcactggcaatggaagaactgtccaatGGAATGGAGAGGTCAGTTCACAGGTCACCACGGAGTTCCTACTATGatacttgaagctgttgcttcatatgatcttcGCATATGGCATGCTTATTTTGGAGTTGCTGGGTCAAACAATGACATTAATGTTTTAAATCGGTCTACTTTGTTCATCAGTACTTTGAAAGGAGAGACTCCTAGGGTTCAATACAATGTCAATGGGAGGCAATATGACACAGGATATTACCTTGCTGATGGCATATATCCGGAATGGGCTACCTTTGTGAAATCAATACCGCTTCCTCAGAATGATAAGGCCAAATTGTTTGCAAAGCATCAAGAAGGGGCAAGGAaggacgtcgagcgagcatttgcaGCACTCCAATCTCGTTTTAGCATTGTAAATCGTCCGGCGAAATTTTGGAAACGTGCAGCCATAGGATCTATAATGCAAGCATGTGTCATACTTCATAATATGATAATTGAGGATGAACGGAAACCTTTCAACACCCCATTGGACCTGAATCGCAACCCAGAGATATCATCCGTTCTACCACCTGAAGTAGTGCAGGGTGCTCACCCTGTCTTCGAAGATGTCCTGCGAAGAAGTGCCACCATTCGTGACCGGGAGACACATACTCAGCTCAAGTCCGATTTAGTCGAGAATATCTGGGATTGTTTTGGCAAAGAATAA
- the LOC124680752 gene encoding cell division control protein 48 homolog D-like: MASTLSSKKAANRLVVEEATTDDNSICNLHPATMEELSIFKGDIVLLKGKRRRTTVCIVVPDETCEEHKLKLNKVARSNLRVRIADVVSVHLCPDAKYGRRVSVLPVDDTIEGITGNLFEAYLKPYFVDAYRPVHKGDLFLVRGGMRSVEFKVIEIDPSVDYCIVAGDTEIFCDGEPVKREDEERLDDVGYDDVGGMGKQMNQIRELVELPLRHPQVFKCLGVKPPKGILLYGPPGSGKTLIARAVANETGAFFFCINGPEIMSKMAGESESNLRKAFEEAEKNAPSIIFIDEIDSIAPKRDKTHGEVERRIVSQLLTLMDGMKARAHVIVMGATNRPNSIDPALRRFGRFDREIDIGVPDEVGRLEVLRIHTKNMKLSEDVNLEVVAKDTHGYVGADLAALCTEAALQCIREKMDVIDLEDDTIDAEILNSMAVSNDHLKTALVGTNPSALRETVVEVPNVSWSDVGGLDGVKRELQETVQYPVEHPEKFEKFGMSPSKGVLFYGPPGCGKTLLAKAIANECQANFISIKGPELLTMWFGESEANVREIFDKARQSAPCVLFFDELDSIAMQRGGSVGDAGGAADRVLNQLLTEMDGMNAKKTVFIIGATNRPDIIDSALLRPGRLDQLIYIPLPDEASRHQIFKACLRKSPVAKDVDLGALARFTTGFSGADITEICQRACKYAIREDIEKDIERQRLGKEAMEVDSGHEDEMAEIKATHFEESMKYARRSVSDGDIRKYQSFAQTLQQSRGFGTEFRFPSQPQASVNAFDTAVAADEDDLYN; the protein is encoded by the coding sequence ATGGCGAGCACGTTGTCTTCGAAGAAGGCGGCGAACcggctggtggtggaggaggcaacCACGGACGACAACTCCATCTGCAACCTCCACCCGGCCACCATGGAGGAGCTCTCCATCTTCAAGGGTGACATCGTGCTGCTCAAGGGCAAGCGTCGCCGCACCACCGTCTGCATCGTCGTCCCCGACGAGACCTGCGAGGAGCACAAGCTCAAGCTCAACAAGGTGGCCCGTTCCAACCTCAGGGTGCGCATCGCCGATGTCGTGTCCGTGCACCTGTGCCCCGACGCCAAGTACGGCAGGCGCGTGAGcgtcctccccgtcgacgacacCATCGAGGGCATCACGGGCAACCTGTTCGAGGCCTACCTCAAGCCATACTTTGTTGACGCCTACCGCCCGGTGCACAAGGGCGACCTCTTCCTCGTACGTGGCGGCATGCGGAGCGTCGAGTTCAAGGTCATCGAGATCGACCCTTCGGTCGACTACTGCATTGTGGCGGGGGACACAGAGATCTTCTGTGACGGCgagccggtgaagagggaggacgAGGAGAGGCTGGACGACgtcggctacgacgacgtgggcGGCATGGGCAAACAGATGAATCAGATCAGGGAGCTGGTTGAGCTGCCGCTTAGGCATCCGCAAGTCTTCAAGTGTCTCGGCGTGAAGCCTCCCAAGGGCATCCTCTTGTACGGCCCTCCCGGCTCCGGCAAGACGTTGATCGCTCGTGCGGTGGCAAACGAGACCGGGGCCTTCTTCTTCTGCATCAATGGCCCTGAGATCATGTCCAAGATGGCCGGAGAGAGCGAGAGCAACTTGAGGAAGGCGTTTGAGGAGGCCGAGAAGAACGCGCCGTCCATCATCTTCATCGATGAGATTGACTCCATTGCTCCGAAGAGGGACAAGACACACGGCGAGGTCGAGAGGCGTATCGTGTCCCAGCTTCTGACGCTCATGGACGGGATGAAGGCACGAGCGCACGTCATCGTAATGGGCGCCACGAATCGTCCCAACAGCATCGATCCTGCTCTTAGGCGCTTCGGGAGGTTCGACCGTGAGATCGACATTGGCGTGCCGGACGAGGTTGGGCGCCTTGAGGTCCTGCGCATCCACACTAAAAATATGAAGCTCTCGGAGGACGTCAACCTGGAAGTGGTGGCCAAGGACACGCACGGCTACGTTGGCGCCGACTTGGCCGCGCTCTGCACGGAGGCGGCGCTGCAGTGCATCAGGGAGAAGATGGACGTGATCGACCTCGAGGACGACACCATCGACGCCGAGATCTTGAACTCCATGGCCGTCTCAAACGACCACCTCAAGACTGCTCTAGTCGGCACTAATCCTTCGGCGCTTCGTGAGACTGTCGTGGAGGTTCCCAACGTCAGCTGGAGCGACGTTGGTGGCCTCGACGGCGTAAAGAGAGAGCTGCAGGAGACCGTCCAGTACCCCGTGGAGCACCCCGAGAAGTTTGAGAAGTTCGGCATGTCGCCTTCAAAGGGCGTCCTCTTCTACGGGCCGCCAGGCTGCGGCAAGACGCTGCTGGCCAAGGCCATCGCGAACGAGTGCCAGGCTAATTTCATCAGTATCAAGGGCCCCGAGCTGCTCACAATGTGGTTCGGCGAGAGCGAGGCCAACGTGCGGGAGATATTCGACAAGGCGAGGCAGTCAGCACCGTGCGTGCTCTTCTTCGACGAGCTCGATTCGATCGCGATGCAGCGGGGCGGCAGTGTGGGAGACGCCGGCGGTGCGGCGGACAGAGTCCTTAACCAGCTGCTGACTGAGATGGACGGCATGAACGCCAAGAAGACGGTGTTCATCATTGGCGCCACCAACAGGCCGGACATCATTGACTCGGCGCTGCTCCGTCCCGGCCGCCTCGACCAGCTCATCTACATCCCGTTGCCAGACGAGGCCTCGCGGCACCAGATCTTCAAGGCCTGCCTCAGGAAGTCTCCCGTGGCCAAGGACGTCGACCTCGGCGCGCTCGCGAGGTTCACCACGGGCTTCAGCGGTGCTGACATAACCGAGATTTGCCAGAGGGCATGCAAGTACGCCATCAGAGAAGACATCGAGAAGGACATCGAGAGGCAGAGGCTTGGAAAAGAAGCCATGGAGGTGGACAGCGGGCATGAAGATGAAATGGCTGAGATCAAGGCGACTCACTTCGAGGAGTCGATGAAGTACGCGAGGAGAAGCGTGAGCGACGGCGACATCAGGAAGTACCAATCGTTCGCTCAGACGCTGCAGCAGTCCAGGGGCTTCGGCACCGAATTCCGCTTCCCTTCGCAGCCACAGGCTTCTGTCAACGCCTTCGACACCGCCGTGGCAGCTGATGAGGATGATCTCTACAACTGA